A single window of Zeugodacus cucurbitae isolate PBARC_wt_2022May chromosome X, idZeuCucr1.2, whole genome shotgun sequence DNA harbors:
- the LOC105219481 gene encoding uncharacterized protein LOC105219481, whose product MAGYNEFCQDISQSNHKVKQNQNKKRNKCSHAYFQKYHLSEPKEKICETLHSSACNELVATTKVGIPASTIIPFELAYLILKRREKEREETALGTQSTAAAYEIGKQPNFLHATKNAYDLFAAKMLQLSNVAIDTKYKYNKRRRTHMKTNVLADDCVSNCETPCSRQKPRQQPRSKQISAPGQSATNNFQHWPNIVGAATTSPATKLLAAPAITMHATNVAEMSTAVLRSDVSTCMCSDTITRTTASGEFASSSPLRSEVFLVATPKSSSSQHTRMPSTIKSIGKPITITKTIKTGVLSLVRNAFLMVGLLLTVLTLQRVSGQYLLSIATTTAAATTTTTEATTTRSMFAIVAAKRAGLTTTNPVSSAYDKSMYDINQIDNYNDRQASYQSEPHRKKPKTKKQSEQTQHSEQTLLPQTQWPVTDFDAHSSNRWQNPVGVLSSAATNTKYKFTPRSYEAEDQSYTGSWRTTIQCNKSFTHAPTSTSTTSRSPIHESNQRSYFSYLSTAMPKLQSAHEHNNSLIPFSKHIYNQSKKRKLFNVAQAGGRQQQLATLQRSRRSAVGSIVTQSQSNNSKLHFTSNINTEYQQQHNFNKRTFQDQLFTASAVADESTDSTAAVGIDNNSNISTNSYAIKHSNGFKDSSRNKEHNINDQKLLKLVMDGLGLQQLPNMKKVNISQHEYVTKYREYLRRVHERKRRELSELPYTLGNKSEWELEKVPLHIVSIAPNVTEYGTYTRRKRNIQDFLEDFHPNKDGETVTDNFLLPRKQRNNDGKARQKQKGRTTMILHFALEKNAAQLQAGDVEEANIRLMLIHSSALAVKSNKKKQKSKNRPCGSKSGEKSSRGHSNATAVNNKQLHILTLKVYQRLAHGKRVWLDSSKVNIELDQSHTDDTHSQWLQFDVTKAVETWLREQRSNLGLEVQCDNCQRVGVRILNDMSSPTNADDTDADDAQLMPILNIIGRLGVSYKEIRSNKHSNSAEATHHHHNVATFSNGRQRPKGAIDKHACHKANQRCCRHTMEVVFKEIKGFEFIIQPKVFDAGYCHGRCPPRYNPAHHHAMLQSLIWKQNRERAPRPCCAPSKLVELEVLHVDEKDSEKLKISTWTDMRVVECACS is encoded by the exons ATGGCAGGATACAACGAATTTTGTCAAGACATATCTCAAAGTAACcacaaagtaaaacaaaatcaaaacaaaaagcgAAATAAGTGCTCGCAtgcatatttccaaaaatatcatttGAGTGAGCCCAAAGAAAAAATATGCGAAACTTTGCACAGCAGCGCTTGCAACGAGTTGGTAGCTACAACGAAAGTGGGCATTCCAGCCTCTACTATAATTCCGTTTGAACTTGCGTATCTGATATTGAAACGGCGTGAAAAAGAACGTGAGGAGACAGCATTGGGAACGCAGTCGACTGCCGCCGCCTACGAAATCGGGAAACAGCCAAATTTTCTGCATGCCACCAAGAATGCTTATGATTTATTCGCGGCCAAAATGCTGCAACTTTCCAATGTCGCTATTGatactaaatacaaatacaacaaacgaAGGCGTACACATATGAAAACGAACGTATTGGCTGATGACTGTGTAAGCAATTGCGAAACTCCATGTAGCCGACAAAAGCCACGACAACAGCCGAGGTCAAAGCAAATTAGTGCGCCAGGGCAATCAGCAACCAACAACTTCCAACACTGGCCAAATATTGTTGGCGCTGCGACAACTTCACCAGCAACTAAGTTGCTAGCAGCGCCAGCAATTACAATGCATGCCACCAACGTTGCTGAAATGTCGACTGCAGTCTTGCGGTCAGACGTTAGTACCTGCATGTGTTCTGACACGATCACAAGAACAACTGCGAGTGGTGAGTTCGCCTCCTCCTCCCCTCTGAGGAGCGAAGTATTTTTAGTTGCAACACCCAAATCAAGTAGCAGCCAGCATACTAGAATGCCATCAACTATAAAGTCAATTGGTAAgccaattacaataacaaaaacaatcaaaacCGGCGTATTAAGCTTAGTacgaaatgcatttttaatggtTGGTTTATTATTAACGGTATTGACACTGCAACGTGTGAGCGGACAGTACCTTTTATCGATAGCTACAACTACAGCGGCTgcgacaacaaccacaacagaaGCAACTACAACAAGAAGCATGTTTGCTATTGTAGCAGCAAAACGTGCAggcttaacaacaacaaatcctgTGAGTTCTGCATATGATAAATCAATGTACGATATAAATCAAATAGATAATTATAATGATAGGCAAGCGAGTTATCAAAGTGAACCACacagaaaaaaaccaaaaacaaaaaaacagagTGAACAAACACAACACAGTGAGCAAACGCTGTTGCCACAAACTCAATGGCCAGTAACTGATTTTGACGCGCACTCGTCCAATCGGTGGCAAAATCCGGTGGGCGTTTTGTCAAGTGCCGCTACAAACACCAAATACAAATTTACGCCGCGCAGTTATGAAGCCGAAGATCAATCGTACACCGGCAGTTGGCGTACAACTATCCAGTgcaacaaatcatttacacacgcTCCAACGAGTACAAGTACAACGAGTCGATCTCCAATCCACGAAAGTAATCAACGCAGCTATTTCAGCTACTTGTCTACAGCAATGCCAAAACTACAAAGCGCGCATGAGCACAACAATAGTCTGATACCATTtagtaaacatatttataaccaatcgaaaaaaagaaaattatttaatgtggCACAAGCCGGAGGGCGCCAACAGCAATTAGCAACTTTGCAACGTAGCAGGCGAAGTGCAGTCGGTTCCATTGTTACACAAAGCCAAAGTAACAATTCAAAATTGCACTTCACTAGCAATATAAATACTGAataccagcaacaacacaattttaataaacGCACTTTCCAGGATCAGCTTTTTACAGCATCAGCTGTTGCTGACGAAAGCACCGATAGCACTGCAGCTGTTGGTATTGATAACAATTCAAATATCAGCACCAATAGTTACGCCATTAAACACTCGAATGGGTTTAAGGACTCAAGTCGGAACAAGGAGCATAATATAAATGACCAAAAGCTGCTTAAATTGGTAATGGACGGGTTGGGTCTACAACAATTACCGAATATGAAAAAA GTTAACATTAGTCAACATGAATATGTGACCAAGTATCGGGAATATTTGCGACGCGTGCATGAACGTAAGCGACGTGAACTATCTGAATTGCCATATACTTTAGGAAATAAATCTGAATGGGAATTAGAAAAGGTGCCGCTACATATAGTAAGCATTGCTCCGAATGTCACGGAATACGGAACTTATACGCGTCGAAAACGAAACATACAAGATTTCTTGGAAGATTTCCACCCCAACAAAGATGGCGAAACTGTTACTGACAACTTCTTGTTGCCACGCAAGCAGCGAAACAATGACGGCAAAGCGCGCCAAAAACAAAAGGGCAGAACAACTATGATTCTGCATTTTGCGCTGGAGAAAAACGCTGCGCAATTGCAAGCCGGCGATGTCGAAGAAGCCAACATACGACTTATGTTAATACACAGCTCAGCTTTGGCAGTCAAGTCTAATAAGAAAAAGCAGAAATCCAAAAATCGGCCATGTGGCAGCAAAAGCGGAGAGAAAAGTAGTAGAGGACATTCTAACGCCACGGCGGTCAATAATAAGCAGTTGCATATTTTGACTTTGAAGGTATATCAACGCTTGGCACATGGTAAGCGCGTGTGGCTCGATAGCAGTAAAGTAAACATCGAGCTAGATCAGAGTCACACAGATGATACGCACAGCCAATGGCTGCAATTCGATGTAACAAAAGCTGTGGAGACGTGGTTGCGCGAGCAGCGCTCCAATCTGGGCTTGGAGGTGCAGTGTGACAATTGCCAACGTGTTGGTGTACGCATACTAAACGACATGTCATCGCCAACCAATGCCGACGATACAGACGCCGACGATGCACAATTAATGCCGATTTTGAATATAATTGGTCGACTTGGCGTGTCCTACAAGGAGATCAGATCCAACAAACATTCCAATTCCGCTGAGGCGACACATCACCATCACAATGTGGCCACATTCTCTAATGGCCGACAACGGCCCAAGGGAGCAATTGATAAACATGCCTGTCACAAGGCCAATCAACGATGCTGTCGGCACACAATGGAGGTGGTATTCAAGGAAATCAAAGGTTTTGAATTCATAATACAGCCAAAGGTATTCGATGCTGGGTACTGTCATGGCCGTTGTCCGCCGCGTTATAATCCCGCCCACCATCACGCCATGCTGCAGAGCCTCATATGGAAGCAAAATCGCGAGCGCGCACCACGTCCCTGTTGTGCGCCTTCGAAACTAGTCGAACTTGAAGTATTACATGTGGACGAGAAAGACAGTGAAAAACTGAAGATCTCCACGTGGACTGACATGCGTGTGGTTGAGTGTGCCTGTTCATGA